TTTagcagaaacacttttttccccatcGCTCcgcaaagcagcagcagccagcacttgCCTGCGCTCTGGGACACGGAGCGAGtgccccagagcccccccagcacAGCAAAGGGGGCAGAAGGCACCCACGGGGCCCCGGGGATGATGGGAGATGGGGGAAGCCACGACAGAGCCCACCCCCACGAGCAGGGGCCTTTTCCAGGCCCGCTCAGACGGGAGCTGCTACCCCATCCCAGCTCCCTGGGCGAGGGGGAGGCGAGAAGAAACAGCCGCACGTCTCCCCTCGCCCCTCTGGTTGGAAAcgaaaaagatttattaaaagcGCGTGTTATTTCTTAGCATCACCCATCTGTTAGCACTCGACACCCCGGCGCGGATTAGAGAGGGGCTGAGAGGGAACAACAATAATCCATCTGCTGCAAAAACACAGAGGGCTGCGCCGAGGGGGGGAACACACAACGGGGGACATAACCGGGACCCTGGACAGGAGGGGCCTGGGGGTGACTTCAGGGGTACAGGAAGGGCTTGAGGGAattgctgtggggctgcaggaaGGGTGGGACAGGGCtacaagagaaaggaagaagtttGGCACCTGGGTTTGGACACTGCAAGGGATCCTGGGTGGAGGAGCCATCAGCATAAGAGCTTCATTGGCtggggggtgggagcagggggggcACTGCCGAGGGCCACGAGCTCTTTGGaggtcctgctgctgcccttccagGTGAGAGGGCCCGAAGGATGTTCTGAGGATGGAAAGAGGAGGGAAGTGGATTAGTCAGCTCCTGGGTAAAAGCAGCAAACCCACGTCCCCCCCCCGACAGAGATCCAGGCACTGCcagccccctcctcctttctgcccCTCCCCAAGCACCCACCAGCCTTCCCCGAGGCTCTGGCTACAGCCAGGGAGCAGCAAACCCCAAAGAGCATCTTCCACCAGCACCAAACCTCCCAATTCCAGGTATTTTCCTCACCTGAAGCGGAAGGGGGCTGGTACAGCGCCCGTTTGGTGCCTGTCCTGCCGCAGGGAACGCTCTTGCAGCCCATGGTGCTGCGGGAAGAGGGTTTCCCCAGGCGCCGGCCCGGGAGCGGAGGGGCGCAGGAGGGCTGCGCAGATCTCAGGGTGCTGCAGCTCTGGAGCTTGTCCAGGGTGGGGAGAGCAGCGCTGTGAAAGAGAAAGGGGCTGTTTTAAACCCGCGAGGCTCAGGGCAGAGACCCCCGTGTCCCCAGATGTCACAGGTGAGATGGAGCTGACgcaggcagggatgggggctcgagccccaggcagctgccagcccttgCTGCCTGCGCGGAGCGCTCTGGGGGACGGGGTGCCAGCGGCTGGCTCACCTCTCCACTCGCCTCCGCTTCTGCGCAGGGGGTTTGGAGACCACAGAGGGCCTGGGGATGGAGGAACGCTTCGCGGCAAACACCGGGGCACAGGCTCTGCAGCCAAGGAGAAGGGAGTTAGTGCCCGCTCTCACAAGGCTGGGAGGCAGCCAGGCCAACACCATCCACCCGCAGGGAACAGAATTCACAGGAAACCAGCCCGGTTTTGTAGGGGAAAATGAGTCCAAGAGGGATAAATCCTCAGGAGAGTGGCACAGGAGGCGTCACCCCCCCGGTACTGCTGCTCCCTGAGGTGGTCGGACTGTTCCCCTGTACCTCAGTGTCCCCAGTTCCCCCCGGTAGGAACCATTTCCTAGAGCTGCAGGAGGAGACAGGGAGACCTCGGGGTGTCCTGCATTACCAAGGCCATGCCCATCTCTGGCTTTGGATGGTCTCACAGATTCACAGAGCTTTGTAAAAGCCAGAGCCTCTTTGAAGCACCggcaataaaaaaaaccaactaccaataaacaacaaaatgcaaaacCCCACAGTGCGCAGTCCCACCCTCGCTCCAACctctctgggagcagaggcaatGCCCCACCTGCTTCCCAACCAGCACCTGGGGCTCCAGAAGGGCCCCAAAGGGAGAAATAGATTTCCTTGGAACGTTTTTTATATCTTTGCAAGTGATTCACACACGAGCTCGGACCGCTGGCTGCCCGTCTGCAGGCCGAGTGTCTTCTGCCCACTCTCCCCTCTTAGCAGAGCTGCAGCAATCCACAAAGGATTCACCCAGACAGCAAGACTGTGGAGGGGGGATCCCCAAAACCACAGTTAATCCACCCAGGGCAGCACTTACTTGGGCACAACGGGGCCGTCCTGCTTGTTTAGGTGGCTCTGGACACTGTCCCAGATGGAGAATTCTGGCAGGCTGGAGGGGCTGGGTGAATTACTGCCCCTGGAGATCTCAAAAGTCTCGTTCAGGATCTGAACGGGCATGGCAGGCAGGGTGCGGCGGTTTTGGGCAGCCGAATTCACCAGGGGCACGTGACTTCTGGTAGTCATCCTCCTCTTAATTGGGCTGGGAGCCACCGCCGTGGGGCTGCAGAGCGGAGCGAGGTCCTGCAAGCACTGCACAGTGCCACTCGTCACGGGGGTGCTGGGCACGGCGACAGACACCTTGGCtgaaggagcagagaagaaacagagtCACCTCCTTGTCTGCAGTTCCCAGGCACCCCCAAAGCCCGGGGCATCCCCCTCACAGCCCCCCGTCACAGCTCAGTGGAGATCAGCCCAGCGAGCCCTACAGCAGCCGTTTGCCAGCGGGTGTTTCCATCAAACCGCGTTAAACCGAGAGGAAAAGAGCCAGCGCAAATAATCCTGCGTCTTGCCGGCCTAAAGGCATCAGGCTGGGCCCAAAGCAAGCGCCCTGCGGCAACGCCCGGTCTGTCCCCAGAACACAGGGTCTGCAGAGCTCACAGCTTCGCTGTGGGGATCGTGCATTGCccctgaggatgaggaggaagagctcAGCCCTGGTCAGACGCAGGCTGCCGGCTGGGAGGCTACAGCCAGGCTGACTGGGGGAAATGTACCATGGAGGAGTAAACAAGACGAGGACAAATTAGCATCAGAACTGCTGCTTTGGTCTCCGGGAGCAGAAATATCCCTCACGTTTAAGCTGACTCGCACACACATGCTGAGCTCCCCGGAGACAAGGGCTGCTCCTGGCTCCTGCCGTGCCCCGGGCTGCCGGAGGTGCTGGCCAGCCCGAATCGCTCTACAAAGCGAGGCTGCAGCCGCTCTGGGCAGAACCCGCTGGGTGCCACGTCAGGAGGAGTCAGGAGAAACTCGtctccctgccctgtgcccacagctgggagctgccccccccccccccggctcctccAGCACACGCCGAGACAAAAGAGAGGGGACAGCACCGACTGCCCCAAACCCAGCTCCTCACCTTCACAGTCCTGCTGCATTCTCTGGGCAGGGCTGGCCCCGCCGACCTCTGCAGCTCCCTTTGGAGACGTGGCTTGCTCCCCGCTTACACCAGCCTCCTGACTGACCAGGCGCTCCAGGTCCTCAAATTCAGAGACCATGGCAGGAGTGAGGAGGTCGGTAGCCTTCAGGAGGGTGTATTGCTTTCGGGCAACTTTCAGGATGGCAGCGAGGAGCCTGGGACAGAGAGAGACAGACCCAAGAACCAGTTAGCAGGTGAGCGTGAGCCAGCGTCACCAGTAACAGaggcccagcagcaccagcatcacCTCTGAGACACCTCCTTGGGCGGGGCAGAGCCTGTTAGCAGAGTTTTGGGGGAAGAGAGGCAAACTTTGAAGTCGTGAGATACCCAAGTTGTAAATCTCTTCCTGCACAACCCGAGCTGTGAGTGGTGTGTTTACCTGTTGGTTACAAGGGACCAAATGGCACCTGCAGACTTTTTGCCCGGCTTCAGACACTCATCAGCTCAGCCAGAGGCAGACAGAATCCAGGCACATGTCAAGGCCAGCCTCCCTCAAGAGGCCTTTCCAAAGAGGTTCATTCTGCCAAGATGCTTGGGGCAGAGACATCAGCAGATGGTGCCATGGGAGCCCTGccagggcagggcctgggggagcagcagcaagaggaaagACTTCGCGGAGGTAATTTCAGGACTATCAATGTGCACTTAAGGCTCACACGGTGGCTGTGCCTGGAAACCTTCATTGCTGGCATTTCCAGGAGAGACTATCCCATGGGATTAGATCCCCAGGGGCCAAATCCCTTATTTTACAGGGCCGGCTGTCATCTGCAAGCAAAGACCTGGTCCCACATCCTTCTGGACCGCCCTTAGGATGGCTACAGGATGCAACAGGAGGGTGGGCAGCCCGTCCTCCACAGGCAAACACGAGGAAGCGGCATGTGGGGACAACACGAGGACACTCACGTCTCTGCCCGGCTGCCAGACAACCCCTGTAGAAGGTGCCTTGGTGTCTTTGGTTCCAGCTGGACATCTGTCTGGTGGGttgctctggggctgctgggagGCATTTCCTCTGGAGCCTGGAGCAATCACCCAAAAGCCCAGCATTAGTCCATCTCTGAGCTGAGTTTGTTCCCCAAACTCCCTGTTAGCTGGGAAGTCGAGGGGTTTTGCCAGCAGTCCACAGCCCAGCACACGCTGAGCCAGGAGCCCGTGGACTGGGTGAGTTCCTGCCCTCTCCCAGTGTGCCCGGGGTACCCCATGAGGGTATGTGAGCCCCCCACCAGGCTCCACTCATCACACCACCCcttctctcacctcctcctccaaCTCCATTGGCATCCCAACAGGCTGtccagctcccagctcctgctgctctccatcACTCTCCCTCTGAGCATCCAGGGCCACGCCTCTCTGTGGGACAGCTTCCTCCAACCTGCAGAACCAGAGAAGCAGCCCCTGAGCCAGAGAAGATCCTCTGGGGAAGCTGTCACATTGCCCAAGAAGTTCTGGGATGGATCAGAGAGAAGAGGATTAGGCCTTTGCAGCCCAGCTTTGTGCACTGTAGTCTGCCGCGCTCATAACTGCCCCCGATCCGAGTTGAGGTGATGGTGCACACCAGTAAAGAAGCTCCTCTGCTTTCTGATAGACACCTGGGCTCTGACCAGCACTAAAACCCTGCAGGCTCGGGGCACACCAGGAGGTCCCACCAAgctctttccctgctccccaccagcctCACCTGGGCAGCCCCTCCGGGAAGCTGGAGGGAGCCAACGGCGCCAGTGCCTGGTTCTGTGACTCCCGGGCAGCGTCCTCATAGACACGGAGCTTCGCCCGCAGATCTGCCACCTGTGAGGAAGGATCATCTCTTTCTCAGAGGGTTTCACGACCCCAGGAGCTCAGAGCTCCACGTCCCCAGCAAACCACAGCTAAAGAGAgagccctcccctccctgccagcatcTCACCTCCGCTCTCAGCCGCTCACAGGTGATGGCGTAGTTACTAACGTGGCTGTCGGAGCTGGTCACGTTGCTCTTCAGCTGCAGAGACAGGGCCAAGGCAGAGGTTAAAGCAGTGCTGGAGCAGCACGTACCTCTCTCTCAGTGCTGAAGCAGGGCAGCTActcagcctcctccaggctcCCCAGGGAGCCCAGGGTGGCTGCAGTGGGCATGACCTGTGCTCAGGGACCTGCTGCCGCAGTCACAAGCCTTTTTGTGTTCTGGGCTGAGGAGCTTTACAAGAAGACTGGGCACACACTGTCTGCAGCTTCATCCACTGCTTTCTGCCCAGAGCGGCACCCACCCCCAGGGCTGGAAAACTCAAGCTGGATAAGGGAGGCACCCACTAACCTCCCCCACCACGCACCAGGCTCCTTCCCAGCCA
This genomic stretch from Strix aluco isolate bStrAlu1 chromosome 24, bStrAlu1.hap1, whole genome shotgun sequence harbors:
- the KIF18B gene encoding kinesin-like protein KIF18B, giving the protein MVLGPPPQEGSVAVVVRVRPPAPCERERATHSILQVVDQHILVFDPEEHSGPPSSVLPTHGPKHHGKDLKFVFDRVFGEGAAQEEVFQHTTHELLDSVLNGYNCSVFAYGATGAGKTYTMLGSDKSPGIMYLTMVELYKRIEARKEEKSCEVLVSYQEVYNEQIHDLLEPKGPLAIREDPEKGVVVQGLSFHQPASAEQLLEMLANGNRNRTQHPTDANTTSSRSHAIFQIYVKQQDRTGGLTHDLQVAKMSLIDLAGSERASVANTKGERLREGANINRSLLALINVINALAETKSKKSHIPYRDSKLTRLLKDSIGGNCRTIMIAAVSPSVLAYEDTYNTLKYASRAKEIKLSLKSNVTSSDSHVSNYAITCERLRAEVADLRAKLRVYEDAARESQNQALAPLAPSSFPEGLPRLEEAVPQRGVALDAQRESDGEQQELGAGQPVGMPMELEEEAPEEMPPSSPRATHQTDVQLEPKTPRHLLQGLSGSRAETLLAAILKVARKQYTLLKATDLLTPAMVSEFEDLERLVSQEAGVSGEQATSPKGAAEVGGASPAQRMQQDCEAKVSVAVPSTPVTSGTVQCLQDLAPLCSPTAVAPSPIKRRMTTRSHVPLVNSAAQNRRTLPAMPVQILNETFEISRGSNSPSPSSLPEFSIWDSVQSHLNKQDGPVVPKACAPVFAAKRSSIPRPSVVSKPPAQKRRRVESAALPTLDKLQSCSTLRSAQPSCAPPLPGRRLGKPSSRSTMGCKSVPCGRTGTKRALYQPPSASEHPSGPLTWKGSSRTSKELVALGSAPPAPTPQPMKLLC